Sequence from the Hydrogenobacter hydrogenophilus genome:
GAAGTATTATCAGTGAACCCAAAGAGTTTACACTGTTTCCTGCGTCTCACTATATAGCACCAAGAGAAAACTTAGAGTTTGTGTTAGAACAGATAAAAAAGGACTTAGATGAGAGGGTAAAGTTTTTCAAGTCTCAGGGTAGAGAGCTTGAGGCAAGAAGGCTCTATCAGCGAACTATGCACGACATAGAGATGATAAGAGAAATAGGACACTGCAAGGGCATAGAGAATTACTCAAGGTACTTTGACGGTAGGAAACCCGGAGAGCCACCCTTTACCCTTCTTGATTACTTCCCCGAGGACTTTCTACTCATCATAGACGAATCGCATGTGAGTGTGCCTCAGATAAGAGCCATGTACAACGGAGACAGATCCAGAAAAGAAAAGCTCGTAGAGTATGGCTGGAGGCTTCCTTCCGCTCTTGACAACAGACCCCTAAAGTTTGAAGAGTTTCTTGAAAAGATAAATCAGGTGATTTATGTCTCCGCAACACCCGGTGATTGGGAGATTCAAAGGAGCAAAGGAGTTATAGTAGAGCAGATAGTAAGACCCACAGGACTTTTGGACCCAGAAGTGGAGGTAAGACCAAAGAGAGGACAGCTTGAGGACCTTCTCAGAGAAGTACAGGAAAGAAAGAAAAAAAATGAGCGAGCACTTGTGCTTACTACCACCAAAAGACTTGCAGAAGAGGTTGCGGACTATCTCACAGAGAGGGGGCTTTCTGCAAAATACATGCACTCTGACCTTGATGCTATAGAAAGAGCAAAAGTGATAAAAGAGCTCAGAGAAGGTAGCATAGACGTTATTGTGGGTGTAAATCTTCTGAGAGAGGGTCTTGACCTCCCAGAAGTATCCTTAGTTGCCATTTTGGACGCGGACAAAGAGGGCTTTTTGAGAAGCTACACATCCCTTATACAGACCATAGGTAGAGCTGCAAGAAATGTAAACGGCAAAGCAATACTGTACGCTGAGAGGATCACAGAATCTATGAGAAGAGCCATAGAAGAAACCAACAGAAGAAGGGAAAAACAGAAACTATACAACGAGCTTCATGGCATAACCCCAAGGAGTGTGTCCAAGCCCATAAAAGACCTTCTCTCCATAGAAGAACTGGACTATGTTAAAATGCCTTCAAATATACCCAAAGGTATAAACAGTGAGGAGGACTTACTGAAAAAGATAGAGAGGTTGGAAAAGGAAATGCTTGAGTGCGCAAAGCGCTGGGAGTTTGAAAAAGCTGCAAAGTTAAGAGATGAGATAAAGAAGCTAAGAGAATTACTAAATCTTATGTGAGGTGTAAGATATGGCTCACAAATTTGATCCATCTAAGCTGGAAAAACTTGACGATCCTTCAAGGATTGAGCTTTTTGATCCCCCCAAAGTGCTTAAGGAGTTTGGGCTAAGAAAGGGTATGACAGTGCTTGATGTAGGCACAGGTGCAGGTTTTTACCTTCCTTACCTATCTGAAGCGGTAGGAGAAGAAGGAAAGGTTTATGCCATAGACATAGAGGAGTCTGCAGTTGAGTATGCCAAACGCAAGGTGGAAAGTTTAGGTTTAAAAAATGTAGAAGTCCTAAAGTCTGAAGAAAACAAAGTGCCTTTACCTGACGGTAGTGTTGATTTTATATTTATGGCTTTTGTGTTTCATGAGCTGGAAAACCCCGTTGAGTTTATAAAGGAACTAAGGCGTGTTGCTAAAAGGTTTGCTTACCTTGCTATAATAGACTGGAAAAAAGAAGAAAGGGACAAGGGACCACCCCCTCAAGAGGTGTATTCTGAATGGGAGATAGGACTTATCCTTGAGGATGCAGGCGTAAGGGTTGGTAGGGTTGTAGAACTAAGCAAATACGCTTTTGGAGTTTATGCCATGTTTGTGCAAGAAGACACTGAAGGCTTCAAAAGTCCTATAAAAGTCCCCCCGGGAATAGTATGAAGGACGCAGAGATAATAAAAGAGCTTTTGAAAAGAAACAAAATAAAAAGGGAGGATGTGGAGTTATTCCTTAAAGAAAGATATAAAAACGAAAGCATCTTACTTTTTTTGGTAAGAAAGGGTATTCTTTCAGAAGCAGAAGCTCTTGAGTTATCTCAGGAACTTCTCATGTCTGATGAAGACTCTAAAGACTTAATGCTCGATGAAGGGGTGCTTTTAGAAGACAGATACCTCCTTTACAGAGTAAAAGACAGCACCTACGCCATACCTTACTCACACATAAGAACTATGGAGTTGAAAGGCAAAAGTGTCATACTTTACACGGGAGGCATAGAAAGGATTACTATACAGCTCAAAGATGAAGAGAGCGCAAAAAGGCTTTTTGAGGAGATACTTTTGGGTATAGAAAGACTTTACATAAGGTAGCCACCCGCTATGGCAGGCACTATGGACAGCACATCACCGTCCTTTAGCTCACTGTCTATACCCTTTAAAAATCTTATATCCTCATCATTGAGATAGAGGTTTACAAACCTTCTTAGTTCGCCATTTTCATCTACGAGCCTCTCTTTAAAACCCGGAAACATCTCTTCCAGTTTTTCTATGGCATCTCTTACGGTTTTTGCATCTACCTGCACCTCTCCTTGTCCGTTTGCCAATCTTCTCAAAGGTGTAGGTATTCTCACCACTACTGCCATCTTTTACCTCCGTTCCGCTGTGTTTGTAATATTAGTATACTCCAATTCAAAGGTGTAAGGTGTCTTCTTTGGGTATTTTTCCGCTTCTTGAAAGAACTCCTTTGCCTGACTTTCCTGGCCCAAAGCGGTATTTACAAGCCCCAGCAGAAAATACTTTTCGTAGGAATCTTCCGAAAGCATGAGCCATTTGGTAGACTCAAGATACTTAAACTCAAGTATGTATCTAAGAGCAATAGAAAAGGCATCCCTCTTGTCTACAAAATCGCTTTTCTTTAGCTTTATCCCTTCCTTGTAAATGGCTATTCTGAACTTGACACGCATGCTGGCTCAGACTCTTTCCAAATAAAGAGTTTTAAAAGAGATTCTGAGTTTATCCTGTTGGCTATATGCCGTTCCTTAGGCATCTGATCCACTTGGACAAAATACAGACAGTTAGTTACGCATTTGGAAACGCAGGAAGGAAGCAATCCTTTGTCTATTCTTTTATAACAGTAATCGCACTTTTCTACCTTCATGGTGTTTGGATTGAAAGTTATAGCTCCGTAAGGACAGGCTATTATGCACGCCTTACAACCAATGCAGAGTGTCTCTTGCACATACACTACCCCATCGTGTCTTTTTCTCATGGCTGATGTGGGACAGGCAAAAACACAAGGTGCAGGATCACAGTGATAGCAGTTCATGGGAAGGAAAAAAGCATCTGCAGTCTCACCGAGCCCTTCTACTCTGAATACTTTCATAGGTCTTATGTTAAGACTCTCCAGTCCTTTCTCCTGTTTGCAGGCTACCTCACAAGACAAGCAACCTATACACCTATCTAAATCTATAATCATTACCGGCTTTTTACCCATAACTTGAATAAATTATACGCCCAGCCAAGAAATTAAAGCTAAAACCAACAACACACTTTATGATCTATATCATAAGCAATTTCTCTCTCTAAGGGTTAAAATAAAAAAAAGGATTGAGGGGTTTTATAAGCCCCTTGTCATCTTGACAGTTGAATAAGGACTGTGTTTGTAAGATAAGAGGGGTGATATGGCTTTAATACCTTCATCAAAACATTTTGGTGTTTTGATGTTTTGATGAGGCATTTCTGGAATAATTGAGTTTCAATAGTTAGAAATGGCAATTTTTCAGCCTCTTTTTGGGAACTGAAGATTTCCGAAAATTAACTTCATTTGAAGAGGGTACCCCTTTTAGCAAAGTGTTGATGTACAATGTTTTTCTTGAATATCCCTTTTGGGGTTTCTAATGTACCGTGTGGAGTTGAAAGAAATATTCTCTTAATTTTTTATACAGCAGTATATAAGTGTTTCTAATGTACCGTGTGGAGTTGAAAGGATCCTGCACTATCTTGGGAAGCTCCTTGAGCGTTATGTTTCTAATGTACCGTGTGGAGTTGAAAGTTCTTGATGAGAAAGTATCCCAATAGCCCTGCGGTATGTTTCTAATGTACCGTGTGGAGTTGAAAGAAAAACAACCAGACATAAAAGAGCTTCTGGCTCAGGGTTTCTAATGTACCGTGTGGAGTTGAAAGTTTCTTTTCCACCTCTTTTTTGATCGCTTCTATGAGACGTTTCTAATGTACCGTGTGGAGTTGAAAGCGGGAATTAGCACTTCCAGATATCTTAGTGTTGCCTAATATGATTCCCAGTGTTTCTAATGTACCGTGTGGAGTTGAAAGAGTGATGAGATAGTCCTTGCTTTCAAAGTATCCATCTTTGTTTCTAATGTACCGTGTGGAGTTGAAAGGTTCAAGAAGTCCCTCAAGAAGCTTTTTCCTTGCGGAGTTTCTAATGTACCGTGTGGAGTTGAAAGAAGGACTTGCCACACTTTCTAAGACTTGCAAGGGATTGTTTCTAATCTACCGTGTGGAGTTGAAAGTCTTCTTCAACGAGAATTCTATTCTCGTGAGCAAACAAGTTTCTAATGTACCGTGTGGAATTGAAAGTTTAATATCCTTATTGCTTGGTTCTTCCCAGTCAAAAACAGTTTCTAATGTACCGTGTGGAATTGAAAGGTATTAAATTTAATGCTATGAGTAAGAATAAAGAGATAGCACGGATTTTTGAAAAGATGGCTGATATTCTTGAATTTCTTGGTGATAATCCCTATAGGATAGCTACATACAGACGGGTTGCTAACATTCTTTCGGAGCTTAATGTAGATGTTGAGGAACTTGTAAAAAGCGGAAAGATATACAACATACCCGGCATAGGACAGTCAAGCGTAGAAAAGATACTGGAATATCTCAAAAAGGGAAAAATATCTAAATACGAAGAGTTAAAGGCTAAAGTACCAGAAGACCTTCTTGAACTTATGGATGTTCCAAACATAGGACCGAAGACTCTAAGGTTAGCTTACGAAAAGCTTGGGATAAGAAGTAAAGATGACTTTTTAAGAGCGGTGCGTAGTGGTATGTTAGCTACGCTACCAGGTTTTGGTGAGAAGAAGCTTCAGAACATAATGAGAGGTATAGAGTTGTGGGAAAAAAGTAAAGAAAGAATGACCTTAATAGAAGCCTTTGAGATAGGTCAGGAATATCTTGACTACATGAAGCATCTAGAAAATCTTATAGAAAAAATCGAGCTTGCTGGAAGTCTGAGAAGAAGAAAAGAAACAGTTGGGGATATAGACATACTCGTGTCTGCACCACGCCAAAATTGGGTCAAAATACACGAACATTTTGTAAGCTTTAATGGTGTTAAGGATGTGCTTTTAAAAGGGGAAACCAAGTCAAGCGTGGTGTTAGAAAATGCAAGGCAAGTAGATTTGAGAACTGTTGAACCCCATCAGTGGGGGGCTGCACTCCAGTACTTTACTGGTTCAAAAGAACACAACATAAGGGTTAGAGACATAGCTAAAGCAAAAGGCCTGAAACTCAGCGAGTATGGAGTGTTCAAAGCGGATACAGACCAATGGATAGGAGGAAGTAGCGAAGAGGAAGTTTACGCACTACTGGGTATGCAAACACCACCTCCCGAAATAAGGGAAAACGCAGGAGAGATAGAATTAGCTCTTGAAGGAAAATTACCTAAACTCGTATCCTTTCAAGATATAAAAGGAGACTTTCACATACACACTAACTGGAGCGATGGTATAGGAACTTTAGAGGAAATGATTGAAACTGCTTACCGAATGGGTTATGAGTATGTGGTTGTAGGTGATCACTCCCTCTCTTCAAGGGTAGCAAAAGGACTCGATGTGGAAAGATACAGACAGCAGTGGAAAGAGATAGATAGGCTGCAGAAAGAATACTCTTCTAAGGGTTTTTACATTCTCAAAGGTTGTGAGGTGGACATACTTCCTGACGGAAGCCTTGACCTTCCTGATAGTGTACTTGCAGAGTTTGATTTTGTAGTAGCATCTATACACACAAGGTTTTCTCAGGATAACACCTACAGGATATTAAAAGCTATAGAGAATCCTTATGTGAATCTCATAGGGCATCCAACTGGTAAGTCTTACGGTTCAAGGCAGGGCTACCCTTTGGACATGGAAAAGATTATAAAGCTTGCAAGGGATACCGGCACTGCACTGGAGCTAAACACATTCAGAGCAGACCTCTCACCTGAACATGTGCGCATGTGTATGGCAGAAGGCGTCTATATAGCCATAGTAACAGATGCACACGCACCAGCTCACCTAAAATACATGCATTTAGGTGTAGGGTTGGCAAGGAGAGGGTGGGCACTGCCAGAGCTCGTCCTTAACACTAAGGACATAAAAGGTGTTAAGGAATTTGTGCTCAAAAAGAGAAAGCTGTTAGCTGTTGTCTAAAAGATGAGAGAAGAACTGCTTAGGTCTTTACCTCAAGTATCAAAACTGATAGAGCATTATAAAGATAGATATCCTGAAGTCTATGTCAAACAAGCGGTAAAAGATACTCTTGATCAAATACGTAAGGAAATAAAAGAGGGAAAAAGAAGTACGCTAACAGACCTTTATGAATTTTTAGAAGAAAGTGTACGCAAAAAGGCTCAGACTAAGCTAAGGAGGGTTATAAACGCAACAGGCGTGGTTATAAATACAAACTTGGGAAGATCTCCTTTAGCTGAAGAAGTGGCTGAGTTTGTAAGCTACATAGCAAAAGGTTATTCCAACCTGGAGTATGACCTTGATGAGGGCAGAAGGGGTTCAAGGTATAAGCTTGTGGAGGAATACCTTATACAACTAACTGGCTGTGAATCTGCCTTTGTGGTAAATAATAACGCAAGCGCAGTTTTCTTAGTGCTCAACACACATGCCAGTGGTAAAGAGGTAATAGTGTCAAGGGGGGAGCTGGTAGAGATAGGCGGAAGCTTTCGCATACCTGACATAATGAGAGCAAGCGGTGCAAGGCTGATAGAAGTAGGAACTACTAACAAAACACGATTGAAAGACTACGAAATAGCTATAACGGAAAACACCGCTCTTATTATGAAAGTACACAGAAGCAACTTTTATATGGAAGGTTTTGTGGAAGATGTGAAAGTGGAAGATCTTTTAAAGCTATCCTTACCCGTTTATTACGATACAGGAAGTGGACTTCTTTTGGATCTGAAGACCTTAGGAATAAACTCAGAAGAGCCAGACCTAAAAAGCTGTGTGGAAAAAGGCATACACCTAATATCCGCAAGCGGAGATAAACTTTTAGGAGGTCCCCAAGCTGGCATCATCTTAGGCAAGAAGCATCTTGTAGAACCCATAAAGAGAAATCCCCTAAGCAGAATAGTCAGGATAGATAAAATGACGCTGGCGGGACTTGAGATGACCTTAAGACTCTATATGGAAGAGAGGTGGCAGGAAATCCCCATCTTGAGAATGTTATCTTACAAACCATCTTATCTAAGAAGGCGCGCCAAAAAGCTCTATAACTTGATAAAAGAAAAAGTTCCTGAGCTGGAACTTGGGATCGTCAAAGACACATCTAAGTGTGGTGGAGGCTCCCTTCCAGAGCTAACCTTACAAACTTACTGCGTATCTATAAAACACGAAAAACTTTCTGCTCAAGAACTTTCAAGAAGACTTAGAAACCTTGACACACCCCTCATAGGCAGGATAAAGGAAAACACTTTGCTTCTTGATGTGAGAACCATACTGGACGAGGAACTAAAGCTCATACCTGACATTATCAGGAAAGCTCTGCTTTAGCTTCCATAATCACCTTTAGAAGTTCCTTTTTACCTCTGCCTTCTTTGGCTGATGTAATTATAACTTTTTGCACACCAATTCTTTTTAGCTCTTTCAGACTTTTTGAGAGCTCCCTTTGATCTGCTTTGTCGCTTTTTGTAAGCACCGCTAAGTGATTTATTCCTTTGTGCCTCAACCACTCTATCATTAATCTGTCAAGCTCCGTAGGTCCCACTTTGCTGTCTATTAGCACGAACACACACTTTATATTATTTTTTCTTTCTGTGAAATACCTTTCCATAAGCTCTTTCCAACTTTCTCTTTCTTCTTTTGAAACTTTTGCAAAACCGTATCCCGGCACATCAACGAGCTTTATGTAGTCTTCTAATAGAAAAACATTTATAGCCCTTGTTCTACCTGGCTCTTTGCCCACTTTTGCGATGGGTTTTCCCACCAGCATGTTTATGAGGGAGGACTTGCCCACATTGGATCTTCCTACAAATACCACCTCCTTTATGTTATCTTGTGGAAGATCTTTAACGTAAGAGCCTAAAAACTCAACTTTCATAGTTTCCTCGCATTTTCTAAAGCGGATTTTACTTCCCCCACCAAGTAAAGGGAGCCTATCACAAGAAGGTCCTCCTCTATGTAAGGCACCTCTTCAGAAGAGGAAAGAGACACAACTTCTTTGAAGCCTACCTCTTTTGCGTGCTTTTCAAGATGCTCAAGCTTTTCTCCTCTGTGGTGTTTAATTTGAACCAGATATATGCGTTCAGAAAGCTCCCTGAGAAAGGACATACTCTCTTGCCACTCTTTTTCCCTCAAACCCGTAAATACAGGGGTTATACTGCCTATATACTTCTTTACCTCTCTAACAACCTTCTTTATGCTATCTGTGTTGTGCGCACCGTCAAGGATAAGGAGTGGGTCATCTCTCACTATCTCCATTCTTCCTT
This genomic interval carries:
- a CDS encoding ubiquitin-like small modifier protein 1, producing the protein MAVVVRIPTPLRRLANGQGEVQVDAKTVRDAIEKLEEMFPGFKERLVDENGELRRFVNLYLNDEDIRFLKGIDSELKDGDVLSIVPAIAGGYLM
- a CDS encoding 4Fe-4S dicluster domain-containing protein; translated protein: MIIDLDRCIGCLSCEVACKQEKGLESLNIRPMKVFRVEGLGETADAFFLPMNCYHCDPAPCVFACPTSAMRKRHDGVVYVQETLCIGCKACIIACPYGAITFNPNTMKVEKCDYCYKRIDKGLLPSCVSKCVTNCLYFVQVDQMPKERHIANRINSESLLKLFIWKESEPACVSSSE
- the polX gene encoding DNA polymerase/3'-5' exonuclease PolX, with the translated sequence MSKNKEIARIFEKMADILEFLGDNPYRIATYRRVANILSELNVDVEELVKSGKIYNIPGIGQSSVEKILEYLKKGKISKYEELKAKVPEDLLELMDVPNIGPKTLRLAYEKLGIRSKDDFLRAVRSGMLATLPGFGEKKLQNIMRGIELWEKSKERMTLIEAFEIGQEYLDYMKHLENLIEKIELAGSLRRRKETVGDIDILVSAPRQNWVKIHEHFVSFNGVKDVLLKGETKSSVVLENARQVDLRTVEPHQWGAALQYFTGSKEHNIRVRDIAKAKGLKLSEYGVFKADTDQWIGGSSEEEVYALLGMQTPPPEIRENAGEIELALEGKLPKLVSFQDIKGDFHIHTNWSDGIGTLEEMIETAYRMGYEYVVVGDHSLSSRVAKGLDVERYRQQWKEIDRLQKEYSSKGFYILKGCEVDILPDGSLDLPDSVLAEFDFVVASIHTRFSQDNTYRILKAIENPYVNLIGHPTGKSYGSRQGYPLDMEKIIKLARDTGTALELNTFRADLSPEHVRMCMAEGVYIAIVTDAHAPAHLKYMHLGVGLARRGWALPELVLNTKDIKGVKEFVLKKRKLLAVV
- a CDS encoding class I SAM-dependent methyltransferase, yielding MAHKFDPSKLEKLDDPSRIELFDPPKVLKEFGLRKGMTVLDVGTGAGFYLPYLSEAVGEEGKVYAIDIEESAVEYAKRKVESLGLKNVEVLKSEENKVPLPDGSVDFIFMAFVFHELENPVEFIKELRRVAKRFAYLAIIDWKKEERDKGPPPQEVYSEWEIGLILEDAGVRVGRVVELSKYAFGVYAMFVQEDTEGFKSPIKVPPGIV
- the yihA gene encoding ribosome biogenesis GTP-binding protein YihA/YsxC encodes the protein MKVEFLGSYVKDLPQDNIKEVVFVGRSNVGKSSLINMLVGKPIAKVGKEPGRTRAINVFLLEDYIKLVDVPGYGFAKVSKEERESWKELMERYFTERKNNIKCVFVLIDSKVGPTELDRLMIEWLRHKGINHLAVLTKSDKADQRELSKSLKELKRIGVQKVIITSAKEGRGKKELLKVIMEAKAELS
- the uvrB gene encoding excinuclease ABC subunit UvrB; the protein is MKVKEGFSLKTHLKPAGDQPKAIKELLDNLESGVKEQVLLGATGTGKTFTLACVIAQYNKPTLVISHNKILAAQLYREFKELFPENAVEYFISYYDYYQPEAYIPEKDLYIEKDASINQVLERYRHSATISVLERRDVIVVASVSCIYGLGSPDNYYSLRIKLKVGDRLSMSKLIRRLVDIGYERNDYAYTRATMSVRGNAVEVVPSDAEDRIVRIEFWDDEIERITIIDALNRSIISEPKEFTLFPASHYIAPRENLEFVLEQIKKDLDERVKFFKSQGRELEARRLYQRTMHDIEMIREIGHCKGIENYSRYFDGRKPGEPPFTLLDYFPEDFLLIIDESHVSVPQIRAMYNGDRSRKEKLVEYGWRLPSALDNRPLKFEEFLEKINQVIYVSATPGDWEIQRSKGVIVEQIVRPTGLLDPEVEVRPKRGQLEDLLREVQERKKKNERALVLTTTKRLAEEVADYLTERGLSAKYMHSDLDAIERAKVIKELREGSIDVIVGVNLLREGLDLPEVSLVAILDADKEGFLRSYTSLIQTIGRAARNVNGKAILYAERITESMRRAIEETNRRREKQKLYNELHGITPRSVSKPIKDLLSIEELDYVKMPSNIPKGINSEEDLLKKIERLEKEMLECAKRWEFEKAAKLRDEIKKLRELLNLM
- the selA gene encoding L-seryl-tRNA(Sec) selenium transferase — protein: MREELLRSLPQVSKLIEHYKDRYPEVYVKQAVKDTLDQIRKEIKEGKRSTLTDLYEFLEESVRKKAQTKLRRVINATGVVINTNLGRSPLAEEVAEFVSYIAKGYSNLEYDLDEGRRGSRYKLVEEYLIQLTGCESAFVVNNNASAVFLVLNTHASGKEVIVSRGELVEIGGSFRIPDIMRASGARLIEVGTTNKTRLKDYEIAITENTALIMKVHRSNFYMEGFVEDVKVEDLLKLSLPVYYDTGSGLLLDLKTLGINSEEPDLKSCVEKGIHLISASGDKLLGGPQAGIILGKKHLVEPIKRNPLSRIVRIDKMTLAGLEMTLRLYMEERWQEIPILRMLSYKPSYLRRRAKKLYNLIKEKVPELELGIVKDTSKCGGGSLPELTLQTYCVSIKHEKLSAQELSRRLRNLDTPLIGRIKENTLLLDVRTILDEELKLIPDIIRKALL